In Patescibacteria group bacterium, the following proteins share a genomic window:
- a CDS encoding prepilin-type N-terminal cleavage/methylation domain-containing protein — MFLRINNKGFTIVEMLVSVFIIALLTAIFLANYRSGGGNLELKNAAQKMASDIRLAQSYSLNGKRFLNSSDWGVYFNKPGNAYSLFADTCSPKPCTPGWSAGENYLTIPLPANIEISQISSGNTATVVFIPPDPDILINGSASEATITLRNKKTSNTLIVHFNKLGLIEVE, encoded by the coding sequence ATGTTTCTACGGATAAACAATAAAGGCTTTACCATCGTAGAAATGCTGGTAAGCGTTTTTATCATCGCTTTGCTAACCGCGATTTTTTTGGCCAATTACCGGTCGGGCGGCGGCAACCTTGAATTAAAAAATGCCGCTCAAAAAATGGCGAGCGACATCCGTTTAGCCCAAAGCTATTCTTTAAACGGCAAGCGCTTTTTAAATAGCTCCGATTGGGGCGTATATTTTAACAAGCCCGGCAACGCCTATAGCCTTTTCGCCGATACTTGTTCGCCTAAGCCCTGCACTCCCGGCTGGAGCGCCGGGGAAAATTATTTAACAATCCCGCTGCCCGCCAATATTGAAATCAGCCAGATCTCAAGCGGCAATACGGCCACGGTAGTTTTTATCCCTCCGGATCCGGATATCCTGATAAACGGGAGCGCGAGCGAGGCGACAATTACCCTGCGGAACAAAAAAACTTCAAATACTCTGATAGTCCACTTTAATAAGCTGGGCTTGATTGAGGTGGAATAA
- the glnA gene encoding type I glutamate--ammonia ligase: protein MAKDKILERAKKEGVEFINLQFTDILGIVKAVTIPATKLEEAIDNNVWFDGSSIQGFMRIFESDMFLKLDLPTFAILPWQKNTARIICDVYLPDGSPFPGDPRQALKKQLAIAAEMGFTYNVGPELEFFIFKKDNGTITALPHDTAGYFDLSTDLAQEIRQEMTLTLQALNIDVEALHHEVAIGQHEIDFKYADALTTADRAVTFRYALKAIAQKHGLHVSFMPKPIQGINGSGMHVHQSFFDLKGEKNLFFDAGNKYHLSEIALNFIAGQLYHARGFSAITNPLVNSYKRLIPGYEAPVYVAWGQTNRSALIRIPRYTPGREKAVRCELRCPDPSTNPYLAFTVMLAAGLDGIKNKKNPPEPIEENIFKFSDEDAKKKGVGNMPENLRYAIKALQENEVVKTALGEHIYNQYITAKRCEWDGYKTYVSKWEHDQYLEIY from the coding sequence ATGGCCAAGGATAAAATCCTGGAAAGAGCCAAAAAGGAGGGAGTAGAATTTATTAATCTCCAGTTTACGGACATTTTGGGAATCGTTAAAGCGGTAACTATTCCCGCGACCAAGCTTGAGGAGGCTATCGACAACAATGTCTGGTTTGACGGGTCGTCAATCCAGGGATTTATGAGAATCTTCGAATCGGACATGTTTTTAAAGCTGGACCTCCCCACTTTTGCCATCCTCCCCTGGCAAAAAAATACGGCGCGGATTATCTGCGATGTTTATTTGCCGGACGGCTCTCCCTTTCCCGGTGATCCCCGGCAGGCTTTAAAAAAACAATTGGCCATCGCCGCCGAAATGGGATTTACTTACAATGTCGGACCGGAATTGGAATTTTTCATTTTCAAGAAAGATAACGGGACGATTACCGCCCTGCCGCATGATACGGCCGGCTATTTTGATTTATCCACCGATTTAGCCCAAGAAATCAGGCAGGAAATGACTTTAACTTTGCAAGCGTTAAATATTGACGTTGAGGCCCTGCATCATGAGGTCGCTATCGGCCAGCATGAAATTGATTTTAAGTACGCTGACGCCTTAACTACTGCCGACCGGGCGGTTACTTTCCGCTACGCTTTAAAAGCCATCGCCCAAAAGCACGGGCTGCATGTTTCATTTATGCCCAAGCCTATTCAGGGCATAAACGGTTCCGGCATGCATGTCCACCAAAGTTTTTTTGATTTAAAAGGAGAAAAAAATTTATTTTTTGATGCCGGCAATAAGTACCATCTATCCGAGATCGCGCTGAATTTTATCGCCGGCCAGCTTTATCACGCCCGCGGCTTTTCGGCGATTACTAATCCCCTAGTCAATTCGTACAAGCGCCTGATTCCGGGATACGAAGCGCCGGTTTATGTTGCTTGGGGCCAGACTAACCGGTCGGCGCTAATAAGGATTCCGCGCTATACTCCGGGAAGAGAAAAGGCGGTCCGGTGCGAACTCCGATGCCCGGACCCGTCGACTAATCCATATTTGGCGTTTACCGTAATGCTCGCCGCCGGATTGGACGGAATAAAAAACAAAAAAAATCCGCCCGAACCGATTGAAGAAAATATTTTTAAATTTTCCGATGAGGACGCCAAGAAAAAAGGCGTCGGCAATATGCCGGAAAATCTGCGCTACGCAATCAAGGCCCTGCAGGAAAATGAAGTAGTAAAAACCGCTTTGGGAGAGCACATCTATAACCAATACATTACCGCGAAAAGATGCGAATGGGACGGCTACAAAACTTACGTTTCCAAATGGGAGCATGACCAGTATTTGGAAATTTACTAA
- the gatA gene encoding Asp-tRNA(Asn)/Glu-tRNA(Gln) amidotransferase subunit GatA, whose amino-acid sequence MNLNELTIKQAGEKLDKGEISSEELAADCIARIKGIDTKVKACLTVCDEEAMEAAREADKRRAKGEKGELLGVPMLVKDNIMTAGIRTTAASKILDNYIAPYDATVIKRLKDAGAVILGKTNLDEFAHGASTDNSAYGATHNPWDLERVPGGSSGGSGAGVAADMCAFALGTDTGGSTRYPASFCGIVGLKPTYGRASRFGLIAMTSSTDVPGVLGKTVEDTAIVLRTIAGEDKNDATTVPSKVPDYAKGLDKSIKGMTVGLPDEYFIEGVHTGVVEAVNEAIEALKKLGVKFKKVSLPHTKYAIPVYYIITPSEVSSNLARFDGIRYGFSEQNGAKNLFEIYSKSRGKGFGPEAKRRIMLGTYALSAGYYDAYYLQAQKVRTKIREEMYAALEDVDCLLTPTAPHPAFKVGQQVDDPLKMYLEDIFMAGPSLAGLPAISVPCGFAVPDDGKIPMPVGMQLIGKRLDEATILRIGHQYEKATQWHKAKPGI is encoded by the coding sequence ATGAATTTAAATGAACTAACAATAAAACAAGCTGGCGAAAAACTGGACAAGGGCGAAATCAGTTCCGAAGAGCTGGCTGCCGATTGCATAGCGCGAATCAAAGGCATTGATACCAAAGTCAAAGCCTGTTTAACGGTGTGCGATGAAGAGGCTATGGAGGCGGCTCGTGAAGCTGATAAACGCCGCGCTAAAGGCGAGAAAGGCGAATTGTTAGGCGTTCCAATGCTTGTTAAAGACAACATCATGACCGCGGGCATCCGGACAACGGCCGCCTCAAAAATTTTAGATAATTATATCGCCCCTTATGACGCGACAGTAATTAAAAGACTGAAGGACGCTGGCGCGGTAATTCTCGGGAAGACTAACCTGGATGAGTTCGCCCACGGCGCGTCAACCGATAACTCGGCTTATGGGGCAACTCATAACCCGTGGGACTTGGAACGGGTGCCGGGCGGATCTTCGGGCGGATCTGGCGCCGGAGTGGCGGCCGATATGTGCGCTTTTGCTTTAGGCACCGATACCGGAGGGTCAACCAGGTATCCGGCTTCATTTTGCGGCATTGTAGGGCTAAAACCAACCTATGGCCGGGCTTCCAGGTTTGGTCTGATAGCCATGACCAGCTCGACTGACGTTCCCGGAGTACTCGGAAAAACCGTGGAAGATACCGCAATCGTATTAAGGACAATAGCCGGCGAAGATAAAAATGATGCTACCACTGTTCCGTCCAAAGTCCCAGACTATGCCAAGGGCCTGGATAAATCAATAAAAGGAATGACTGTCGGCTTGCCGGATGAATATTTTATTGAAGGGGTGCATACTGGCGTAGTTGAGGCGGTGAATGAGGCGATAGAAGCTTTGAAAAAGCTCGGAGTAAAATTTAAGAAAGTCAGCTTGCCCCACACGAAGTATGCTATCCCGGTTTATTATATTATCACCCCTTCGGAAGTCAGTTCTAATCTGGCGCGCTTTGATGGAATCCGTTACGGATTTTCAGAGCAAAACGGCGCTAAAAATTTATTTGAAATTTATTCGAAAAGCCGGGGCAAGGGATTTGGGCCGGAAGCTAAGCGGAGAATCATGCTCGGTACTTACGCATTGTCGGCCGGTTATTATGATGCTTACTACCTGCAAGCCCAAAAAGTAAGAACTAAAATTCGGGAAGAGATGTACGCGGCCTTGGAAGATGTGGACTGCCTCTTAACCCCGACCGCGCCGCACCCGGCTTTCAAAGTCGGTCAGCAGGTGGATGATCCGTTAAAAATGTATTTGGAAGATATTTTTATGGCCGGCCCGTCTTTAGCCGGCTTGCCTGCCATATCCGTTCCTTGCGGGTTTGCCGTTCCGGACGACGGGAAAATTCCGATGCCGGTCGGGATGCAATTAATCGGCAAGCGCCTCGACGAAGCGACAATCCTCCGGATCGGCCACCAATACGAAAAAGCCACCCAGTGGCATAAAGCGAAGCCCGGCATTTAG
- a CDS encoding aminotransferase class IV, whose amino-acid sequence MAKVIFNGKLIDEKEAKIPIADKGYFFDFAVYSSIKVIQGKVFFPDYHVDRLFESAELIGLKHLFKREDVVVWLNELVKANSIKDSLLRIVLIGDPDEKGEEKLFIFQVTGLTFYPDKLYKQGAKAITYPGERRIPQSKTKDLLLSFLAYREARKNGAIEALLIDNEGFIREGTRSNFFAIKGKALFVPPAEKVLEGITKKIVLEAAKNDFEIRHEGIKPENLKDYDEVFLTSTLFNVMPIKIIDELVMETDFSRTKLISRLFKEFYKKNL is encoded by the coding sequence ATGGCAAAAGTAATTTTTAACGGAAAACTGATCGATGAAAAAGAAGCAAAAATCCCTATTGCCGACAAGGGGTATTTTTTTGATTTTGCCGTCTATTCATCGATAAAAGTCATCCAGGGAAAAGTATTTTTTCCCGATTATCATGTTGACCGGCTTTTTGAATCAGCCGAACTGATCGGATTGAAGCACCTTTTTAAGCGGGAAGATGTGGTAGTTTGGCTAAATGAGCTGGTGAAGGCCAACAGCATTAAAGATTCCTTACTCCGAATCGTTTTAATTGGAGACCCGGATGAAAAAGGCGAAGAAAAATTGTTCATTTTTCAGGTTACAGGCTTAACTTTTTATCCGGATAAGCTCTATAAACAAGGCGCGAAAGCAATTACTTACCCTGGTGAAAGGCGGATTCCCCAGTCAAAGACCAAAGATTTGCTTTTAAGCTTTTTAGCTTATCGGGAAGCGAGGAAAAACGGAGCTATTGAGGCATTGCTTATCGACAACGAAGGATTTATCCGGGAAGGGACCCGGAGCAATTTTTTCGCGATAAAAGGGAAGGCTCTTTTTGTCCCGCCGGCGGAAAAAGTTTTAGAAGGGATTACAAAAAAAATTGTTTTAGAAGCGGCGAAAAATGATTTTGAAATCAGGCATGAGGGCATAAAACCGGAAAATTTAAAAGATTACGATGAAGTATTTCTGACCAGCACTTTGTTCAATGTTATGCCGATAAAGATTATTGACGAATTGGTTATGGAAACCGATTTTTCCAGGACTAAATTAATCAGCCGACTTTTTAAGGAATTTTACAAAAAGAATTTGTAA
- the gatC gene encoding Asp-tRNA(Asn)/Glu-tRNA(Gln) amidotransferase subunit GatC, with the protein MELTKKEIEHIAKLARLDLTEEELKKYGGQLEGILGYIDMLKEVDTTGVEPTAQVTGLENMLREDKIEEWDKAEVEAALKDSPDCEGRFVKVKKVFG; encoded by the coding sequence ATGGAATTAACTAAAAAAGAAATTGAGCATATTGCTAAATTGGCGCGGCTGGATTTAACGGAGGAAGAATTGAAAAAATACGGCGGACAGCTCGAAGGGATTTTGGGGTATATTGATATGCTGAAAGAAGTCGATACAACCGGAGTGGAGCCGACGGCGCAAGTTACCGGATTGGAAAATATGTTGAGAGAAGATAAAATCGAAGAGTGGGACAAAGCCGAGGTAGAGGCGGCCCTAAAAGATTCTCCGGACTGCGAAGGCCGGTTTGTTAAAGTTAAAAAAGTTTTTGGATAA
- the ligA gene encoding NAD-dependent DNA ligase LigA, with amino-acid sequence MDNKKTKERIEKLRKEIERHRYLYHVHDRIEISDAALDSLKNELQKLEEENPELITPDSPTQRVGGKPLDKFRKVRHSSPMMSLFDAFSREDMLAWEERIRKILSASHPESVKIEYFCELKMDGLATALVYEKGKLILGATRGDGIIGEDVTGNIKTVESIPLELRIPALDELKNTGADKDVLSAIQKGRIEVRGEVIMTKKVLAELNKKLKKEGRPLLANPRNAAAGSIRQLDPKIAAGRKLDFYVYAVINNWELGEYAEEGGIARAIGLKVFSKNKLCKNLKEVFEFHDNWEAHRDSLPFECDGVVVKVNDLSSWPKLGTVGKGPRYMMAYKFAAEQATTNVREVIWKVGRTGVLTPTAVMDPVSVGGVTITRATLHNMDEISRLGLKVGDTVIIERAGDVIPKVVEVLKRLRTGKEKEIQVPKKCPMCEGGVEKVPGEVAYRCKNKNCYAAHLRSMFHWASRGAVDIDGLGPKIIEQLAKEGLVKDISDIYTLKAADLEGLERFAEKSAENLIKAINERREINLARFIFGLGIRHVGEEMANEVAKKISLNSKKISDFLKLAEAMGALDWQKVKDIGPKVAESLYAWFHDKHNAELLRSLERNGVQVAPPRIEAKKQKLAGKIFVLTGSLEGLTRDEAKARIRELGGEVSSSVSKNTDYLVAGSEPGSKYDKARKLGVKVVDEKEFLKLLS; translated from the coding sequence ATGGATAATAAAAAAACAAAAGAAAGAATCGAAAAATTGCGGAAAGAAATTGAGCGCCACCGCTATCTTTACCATGTCCATGACCGGATTGAAATTTCGGACGCGGCTTTAGACAGCCTGAAAAACGAACTACAGAAACTGGAAGAAGAAAATCCGGAATTAATCACGCCGGATTCGCCGACGCAACGGGTAGGGGGAAAGCCTTTGGATAAGTTTAGGAAAGTCCGGCATAGCTCGCCGATGATGTCTTTATTTGACGCTTTTAGCCGCGAGGACATGCTTGCCTGGGAAGAAAGAATAAGGAAAATTCTGTCAGCTTCGCATCCTGAAAGCGTGAAAATCGAATATTTTTGCGAACTGAAAATGGACGGGTTAGCCACGGCTTTGGTTTATGAAAAAGGAAAATTAATTTTAGGCGCCACCCGCGGGGACGGAATTATCGGGGAAGATGTTACCGGCAATATAAAGACCGTGGAGAGCATTCCTTTAGAGCTTCGGATTCCGGCTTTGGATGAATTAAAAAATACGGGAGCAGATAAAGATGTTTTGTCAGCGATCCAAAAAGGCCGGATTGAAGTCAGGGGAGAGGTGATAATGACTAAGAAGGTATTGGCGGAATTGAATAAAAAATTAAAAAAAGAAGGAAGGCCGCTACTTGCCAATCCGAGGAACGCCGCCGCCGGATCCATCCGGCAATTGGACCCGAAAATCGCGGCGGGAAGAAAGCTGGATTTTTACGTTTACGCGGTGATTAATAATTGGGAACTTGGTGAATACGCGGAAGAAGGCGGAATCGCCCGGGCGATCGGTTTAAAAGTTTTTAGTAAAAATAAATTGTGTAAAAACTTAAAAGAGGTTTTTGAATTCCATGACAATTGGGAAGCCCATCGCGATAGCCTGCCCTTCGAGTGCGACGGCGTGGTAGTTAAAGTGAACGACCTTTCATCGTGGCCCAAGCTTGGAACCGTCGGCAAGGGGCCGCGCTATATGATGGCCTATAAGTTTGCCGCGGAGCAGGCGACGACCAATGTGCGCGAAGTGATTTGGAAAGTCGGCCGGACCGGGGTTTTGACGCCAACCGCGGTTATGGACCCGGTGTCAGTCGGCGGCGTAACAATCACCCGGGCGACTTTGCATAATATGGACGAAATAAGTCGTCTGGGTTTAAAAGTTGGCGATACCGTAATAATTGAGCGGGCCGGAGACGTTATTCCTAAGGTAGTGGAAGTGCTAAAGCGCCTGCGGACCGGAAAAGAAAAAGAAATCCAGGTACCGAAAAAATGCCCGATGTGCGAGGGCGGAGTGGAAAAAGTTCCGGGCGAAGTCGCCTATAGATGCAAAAACAAAAATTGCTACGCCGCCCATTTGCGGTCCATGTTCCACTGGGCGTCGCGCGGAGCGGTAGATATTGACGGCCTCGGGCCGAAAATTATTGAACAATTAGCTAAAGAGGGATTGGTGAAAGATATTAGCGATATATATACTTTAAAGGCTGCAGACCTAGAAGGCTTAGAGCGGTTTGCGGAAAAATCAGCGGAGAATTTAATTAAAGCGATTAACGAACGGCGCGAGATTAATCTAGCCCGATTTATTTTCGGGCTTGGCATCCGGCATGTCGGCGAAGAAATGGCTAACGAGGTGGCCAAAAAAATTAGCCTTAACAGTAAAAAAATCTCTGATTTTTTAAAGCTGGCAGAAGCAATGGGCGCTTTAGACTGGCAAAAAGTAAAGGATATCGGGCCGAAAGTAGCCGAGAGCCTCTACGCATGGTTCCATGACAAGCATAACGCGGAACTGCTCCGTAGTCTGGAAAGAAACGGCGTCCAGGTTGCGCCTCCAAGAATTGAGGCGAAAAAGCAAAAACTAGCCGGCAAAATTTTTGTCCTGACCGGTTCATTAGAAGGTTTGACAAGGGACGAGGCAAAAGCTAGAATACGAGAATTAGGCGGGGAAGTTTCCTCGTCGGTTTCGAAAAATACGGATTATCTTGTGGCTGGCAGTGAGCCGGGGAGCAAGTATGATAAGGCGAGGAAGTTGGGAGTGAAAGTAGTTGATGAAAAAGAGTTTTTAAAGTTACTAAGTTAA
- a CDS encoding LemA family protein — MKKALLAIVIIAAIAGIYAWSSYNRLISLNESADNQWAQVESQYQRRYDLIPNLVESVKGVMAQEQKVFSDLADARTRYAGAGDDNQKAGAATQVEGALARLLVVMENYPQLKSAENVQTLMAQLEGTENRISVERKRYNDTAKDYNLMIKRVPSKWIAGMFGFEERNYFEAQTGAENAPKVDLNTNQ; from the coding sequence ATGAAAAAAGCATTATTGGCAATAGTCATTATTGCCGCGATCGCAGGAATTTATGCCTGGTCCTCTTATAACCGGCTGATTTCTTTAAACGAATCGGCGGACAACCAATGGGCCCAAGTCGAAAGCCAATACCAAAGGCGCTATGATTTGATTCCCAATTTAGTTGAATCGGTTAAAGGCGTTATGGCGCAGGAACAAAAGGTTTTTTCCGACTTGGCCGACGCCCGGACCCGCTACGCCGGAGCCGGTGATGACAACCAAAAAGCCGGGGCGGCAACCCAGGTAGAAGGAGCTTTGGCCCGGTTATTGGTCGTTATGGAGAATTATCCCCAGCTGAAATCAGCCGAGAATGTCCAAACTTTGATGGCCCAGCTGGAAGGAACGGAAAATCGGATCAGCGTGGAAAGGAAAAGGTATAATGATACGGCGAAAGACTATAACTTAATGATTAAGAGAGTGCCTTCAAAATGGATTGCCGGCATGTTCGGATTTGAGGAGCGGAATTATTTTGAAGCCCAGACCGGAGCGGAAAACGCTCCTAAAGTCGACTTAAATACTAACCAATAA
- a CDS encoding TPM domain-containing protein: protein MKCPRLLISLVIFLVLALPVLAYSSPGKPSGLVNDFAGVLGDKGALETKLDSFKKETGNEIAVVTIKSLDGDSIENYASELFSEWGIGEKGKDNGVLVLAAINDRKMRIEVGYGLEGNLTDAQTSWIINDIMKPAFRSEKYFMGFDGAVDKIIAAAKGGVIPSASAEKKSIFSKINGDTIEFLIFLIFIVFSWLASILARSKSWWLGGIIGAVIGIVITVFKGFLFFGLISIGILSALGLLFDYAVSSSFSKSKKLGSRIPWWAGGGFGGRGGWGGGFGGFGGGSSGGGGSSGSW, encoded by the coding sequence ATGAAATGCCCAAGGTTATTAATTAGCCTCGTAATATTTTTGGTTCTAGCCCTGCCGGTTCTAGCCTATTCCAGCCCCGGAAAGCCGAGTGGCTTGGTTAATGATTTTGCCGGAGTTTTAGGCGATAAAGGAGCGCTTGAAACCAAGCTCGATAGCTTCAAAAAAGAAACCGGAAACGAAATCGCCGTCGTAACTATAAAAAGCCTGGATGGCGACTCGATCGAAAATTACGCGTCAGAGCTATTTAGTGAATGGGGAATCGGTGAAAAAGGAAAAGATAACGGAGTATTGGTATTGGCAGCTATTAATGATCGGAAAATGAGAATTGAGGTCGGTTATGGACTGGAAGGAAATTTGACCGACGCGCAAACAAGCTGGATTATTAACGATATAATGAAGCCGGCCTTCAGAAGTGAAAAATATTTTATGGGCTTCGATGGCGCAGTTGATAAAATAATCGCCGCCGCTAAAGGCGGGGTAATTCCTTCAGCTTCGGCTGAAAAAAAATCAATTTTTAGTAAAATTAACGGCGATACAATTGAATTTTTAATATTCCTCATTTTCATCGTTTTTAGCTGGCTGGCCAGCATCTTGGCCAGGAGCAAATCCTGGTGGCTTGGAGGAATAATCGGCGCAGTTATCGGAATTGTAATTACCGTCTTTAAAGGATTTTTATTTTTTGGCTTAATTTCTATCGGGATTCTTTCCGCCCTGGGGCTGCTTTTTGACTACGCGGTTTCCTCCTCTTTTAGCAAAAGTAAAAAATTAGGAAGCCGCATCCCGTGGTGGGCCGGCGGCGGATTCGGCGGCAGGGGCGGCTGGGGAGGGGGATTCGGCGGATTCGGCGGCGGAAGCTCGGGCGGGGGCGGATCAAGCGGGTCATGGTAA
- a CDS encoding DsbA family protein, which produces MFKLKSPLGILSIVCALSVLTVVSVLLLPEKKNSAENNLENSIKENNILPAEAENQEGKLSEISDKDHLWGDLNNPVKMVIYSDFECPFCGRLADTVKKVMENYQGKVVIAFRHRPLAMHSSALSAAMASECAAEQGKFWEMHDMLFQDAKDKNLSADQFKKDAKGLGLAEEQFNTCLDSDKYKEKVESQSAEGRAAGAEGTPTFFINNYIYPGAYPFEDYTGNDGKQNAGVKTIIDKLLQNS; this is translated from the coding sequence ATGTTCAAATTAAAATCACCTCTGGGAATTTTAAGCATAGTTTGCGCCCTGTCAGTTTTGACGGTTGTTTCCGTATTGCTACTGCCGGAAAAAAAGAATAGCGCGGAAAATAATTTGGAGAATTCGATAAAGGAAAACAACATCCTGCCTGCTGAAGCCGAAAATCAGGAAGGCAAGCTTTCGGAGATTTCCGACAAAGACCATCTTTGGGGTGATTTGAATAATCCGGTAAAAATGGTAATCTATAGCGACTTTGAATGCCCCTTTTGCGGAAGGCTTGCTGATACCGTGAAAAAGGTCATGGAAAATTATCAGGGAAAAGTAGTAATCGCTTTCCGCCACCGGCCGCTCGCCATGCATTCTTCCGCTTTATCCGCTGCTATGGCTTCCGAATGCGCCGCTGAACAGGGAAAATTTTGGGAAATGCATGATATGTTATTTCAAGACGCGAAAGACAAAAATTTATCCGCTGACCAATTTAAAAAAGACGCAAAAGGTTTAGGCTTGGCTGAAGAACAATTTAATACCTGCTTGGATAGTGATAAATATAAAGAAAAAGTAGAGAGCCAATCGGCCGAGGGAAGAGCGGCCGGCGCCGAGGGCACCCCGACTTTTTTCATCAATAATTATATTTATCCGGGCGCCTATCCTTTTGAAGACTATACCGGCAATGACGGAAAACAGAATGCAGGAGTAAAAACGATTATTGATAAGTTATTGCAAAACAGTTAG
- a CDS encoding DUF5674 family protein, giving the protein MEIIKDKISINDLKEKSKRLGDFVKAVVDVEKGIMAVDAEFHADLEALMLEQGSGQKYLWGINIYPEETGEAFVEFDSMINLRPGQENRSRGVESEEIRKKIIIIVNNLIER; this is encoded by the coding sequence ATGGAAATTATCAAAGACAAAATTTCAATTAATGACTTAAAAGAAAAGTCAAAAAGGCTTGGCGACTTTGTTAAAGCCGTGGTTGACGTGGAAAAAGGGATTATGGCCGTTGACGCTGAGTTTCACGCCGATCTTGAAGCCTTGATGCTGGAGCAGGGTTCGGGCCAGAAATATTTATGGGGCATAAATATTTATCCGGAAGAAACCGGAGAGGCCTTCGTGGAATTCGATTCCATGATAAACTTGCGGCCAGGGCAAGAAAACCGGAGCCGGGGAGTGGAAAGCGAGGAAATAAGAAAAAAAATAATTATTATCGTCAATAATTTAATTGAAAGATGA